A DNA window from Pseudomonas resinovorans NBRC 106553 contains the following coding sequences:
- a CDS encoding LysR substrate-binding domain-containing protein has translation MNLETKWLEDFVALASTRSFSQAAERRFVTQPAFSRRIRSLEAALGLTLVNRSRTPIELTESGQLFLVTARSMVDQLGEVVRHLHHLEGQQGEVLQFAAAHSLALGFFPQWIARLRADGLNIASRLIATNVGEAVHSLREGGCDLILAFYDPDAALQMDPEIFPSMHLGRTEMLPVCGVDAEGKPLFELDSGQSVPLLAYSAGAFLGRSVNILLRQRALRSTTVYETAMADSLKSMALQGMGVAWVPRFSAQAELARGDLVVCGGSQWHVPLEIRLYRCALVRKASIRLLWRKLEAGVGGEG, from the coding sequence ATGAACCTGGAAACCAAGTGGCTGGAAGACTTCGTCGCCCTGGCCAGTACCCGCAGCTTTTCCCAGGCCGCCGAACGGCGCTTCGTCACCCAGCCTGCGTTCAGCCGACGCATCCGCAGCCTGGAGGCGGCCCTGGGCCTGACCCTGGTGAACCGCTCGCGCACGCCCATCGAGCTGACCGAGTCCGGCCAGCTGTTCCTGGTGACCGCGCGCAGCATGGTGGACCAGCTCGGCGAGGTGGTGCGCCACCTGCACCACCTGGAAGGCCAGCAGGGCGAGGTGCTGCAGTTCGCCGCCGCCCACTCCCTGGCCCTGGGCTTCTTCCCGCAGTGGATCGCGCGGTTGCGCGCCGATGGGCTGAACATCGCCAGCCGCCTGATCGCCACCAACGTGGGCGAGGCGGTGCACTCCCTGCGTGAAGGCGGCTGCGACCTGATCCTGGCCTTCTACGACCCGGACGCGGCGCTGCAGATGGACCCGGAAATCTTCCCCTCCATGCACCTGGGGCGCACCGAGATGCTGCCGGTGTGCGGGGTGGATGCCGAGGGCAAGCCGCTGTTCGAGCTGGACAGCGGCCAGAGCGTGCCGCTGCTGGCCTACAGCGCCGGCGCCTTTCTCGGCCGCTCGGTGAACATCCTGCTGCGCCAGCGCGCGCTGCGTTCGACCACGGTGTACGAGACGGCCATGGCCGACAGCCTGAAGAGCATGGCCCTGCAGGGCATGGGGGTGGCCTGGGTGCCACGTTTCAGCGCCCAGGCCGAGCTCGCCCGGGGCGACCTGGTGGTCTGCGGCGGCAGCCAGTGGCATGTGCCGCTGGAGATCCGCCTGTACCGCTGCGCCCTGGTGCGCAAGGCCTCCATCCGCCTGCTCTGGCGCAAGCTGGAGGCGGGGGTGGGCGGCGAGGGCTGA
- the adhP gene encoding alcohol dehydrogenase AdhP — protein MNQTMKAAVVHAFGEPLRIEEVKVPLPGPGQILVKIEASGVCHTDLHAAEGDWPVKPSLPFIPGHEGVGYVAAVGAGVTRIKEGDRVGVPWLYTACGCCEHCLTGWETLCESQQNTGYSVNGGYAEYVLADPNYVGVLPKNVEFAEIAPILCAGVTVYKGLKVTGARPGQWVAISGIGGLGHVAVQYARAMGLHVAAIDVDDAKLELARKLGASLTINARNEDPAEVIQRDIGGAHGVLVTAVSNSAFGQAIGTARRGGTVALVGLPPGDFPTPIFDVVLKAISITGSIVGTRADLQEALDFAGEGLVKATIHKDKLDNINGIFEQMRAGKIEGRIVVEI, from the coding sequence ATGAACCAGACCATGAAAGCTGCAGTGGTCCACGCCTTCGGCGAGCCGCTGCGTATCGAGGAAGTGAAGGTCCCGCTGCCCGGCCCCGGGCAGATCCTGGTGAAGATCGAGGCCTCCGGCGTCTGCCACACCGACCTGCATGCCGCCGAAGGCGACTGGCCGGTGAAGCCGAGCCTGCCCTTCATCCCCGGCCACGAAGGCGTAGGCTACGTCGCGGCAGTGGGTGCCGGCGTCACCCGCATCAAGGAAGGCGACCGCGTCGGGGTGCCCTGGCTCTACACCGCCTGCGGTTGCTGCGAGCATTGCCTGACCGGCTGGGAAACCCTCTGCGAGAGCCAGCAGAACACCGGCTACTCGGTGAACGGCGGCTACGCCGAATACGTGCTGGCTGATCCGAACTACGTGGGCGTCCTGCCGAAGAACGTCGAATTCGCCGAGATCGCGCCGATCCTCTGCGCGGGCGTCACCGTCTACAAGGGCCTCAAGGTCACGGGCGCGCGCCCCGGCCAGTGGGTGGCCATTTCCGGCATCGGCGGCCTCGGCCACGTGGCCGTGCAGTACGCCCGCGCCATGGGCCTGCACGTGGCGGCCATCGACGTCGACGACGCCAAGCTGGAACTGGCGCGCAAGCTCGGCGCCAGCCTGACCATCAACGCCCGCAACGAAGACCCCGCCGAGGTGATCCAGCGCGACATCGGCGGCGCCCACGGCGTACTGGTGACGGCGGTGTCCAACAGCGCCTTCGGCCAGGCCATCGGCACAGCCCGTCGCGGCGGCACCGTGGCCCTGGTGGGCCTGCCACCGGGTGACTTCCCCACGCCGATCTTCGACGTGGTGCTGAAAGCCATCAGCATCACCGGCTCCATCGTCGGCACGCGCGCCGACCTCCAGGAGGCCCTGGACTTCGCCGGCGAGGGCCTGGTCAAGGCCACCATCCACAAGGACAAGCTGGACAACATCAATGGCATCTTCGAGCAGATGCGCGCCGGCAAGATCGAAGGGCGCATCGTCGTCGAGATCTGA
- a CDS encoding GNAT family N-acetyltransferase, whose translation MTSQDLSHWQPRPTPTQAPLPGRFVRLEALDAARHGDDLWQALQGPDPALWDYLPYGPFASREPFDAWLRGNADSRDPLFYTVIDQASGRALGVLSFLRITPKDGVIEIGHIAFGKDMQRTPGSTEAVWLLARHAFDDLGYRRLEWKCNARNARSMRAAERLGFSFEGLFRQHMIVKGENRDTAWFSILDGEWPQVRAGFECWLAVDNFDGEGRQKQSLEALRG comes from the coding sequence ATGACCAGCCAAGACCTGAGCCACTGGCAACCCCGCCCCACTCCTACCCAGGCGCCCCTGCCCGGCCGCTTCGTGCGCCTGGAAGCCCTCGACGCCGCGCGCCACGGCGACGACCTGTGGCAGGCACTGCAAGGCCCGGACCCGGCGCTCTGGGACTACCTGCCCTACGGCCCCTTCGCCAGCCGCGAACCTTTCGACGCCTGGCTGCGCGGCAACGCCGACAGCCGCGACCCGCTCTTCTATACGGTGATCGACCAGGCCAGCGGGCGCGCCCTGGGCGTACTCAGTTTCCTGCGCATCACGCCCAAGGACGGTGTCATCGAGATCGGCCACATCGCCTTCGGCAAGGACATGCAGCGCACGCCGGGCTCCACCGAGGCGGTCTGGCTGCTGGCCCGGCACGCCTTCGACGACCTCGGCTACCGCCGCCTGGAATGGAAGTGCAACGCGCGCAACGCCCGCTCCATGCGCGCCGCCGAGCGCCTGGGATTCAGTTTTGAGGGGCTGTTCCGCCAGCACATGATCGTCAAGGGCGAGAACCGCGACACCGCCTGGTTCTCCATCCTCGATGGGGAATGGCCGCAGGTGCGGGCAGGCTTCGAGTGCTGGCTGGCTGTGGATAACTTCGATGGGGAGGGGCGGCAGAAGCAATCCCTGGAAGCATTGCGCGGTTGA
- a CDS encoding 5-(carboxyamino)imidazole ribonucleotide synthase, producing MKIGVIGGGQLGRMLALAGTPLGMSFAFLDPAPDACAAALGEHIRADYGDQDHLRQLADEVDLVTFEFESVPAETVAFLSQFVPVYPNADSLRIARDRWFEKSMFKDLGIPTPEFADIQSQADLDAAVASIGLPAVMKTRTLGYDGKGQKVLRKAEDVTGAFAELGSVPCILEGFVPFTGEVSLVAVRARDGETRFYPLVHNTHDNGILRLSIASTAHPLQGLAEDYVGRVLKQLDYVGVLAFEFFEVDGGLKANEIAPRVHNSGHWTIEGAECSQFENHLRAVAGLPLGSTAKLGESAMLNFIGEVPAVDKVVAVADCHLHHYGKAFKAGRKVGHATLRSADRATLDRQIAAVEALVAKA from the coding sequence ATGAAGATCGGTGTAATCGGTGGCGGCCAGCTCGGCCGCATGCTGGCCCTGGCGGGTACTCCGCTGGGCATGAGCTTCGCTTTCCTCGACCCGGCGCCGGACGCTTGCGCGGCCGCCCTGGGCGAGCACATCCGCGCCGACTACGGCGACCAGGACCACCTGCGCCAGCTGGCCGATGAAGTGGACCTGGTGACCTTCGAATTCGAGAGCGTGCCGGCCGAGACCGTGGCCTTCCTCTCGCAGTTCGTGCCCGTCTACCCGAACGCCGACTCCCTGCGCATCGCCCGCGATCGCTGGTTCGAGAAGTCGATGTTCAAGGACCTCGGCATTCCCACCCCGGAATTCGCCGATATCCAGTCCCAGGCCGACCTCGATGCGGCGGTGGCCAGCATCGGCCTGCCGGCCGTGATGAAGACCCGCACCCTGGGTTACGACGGCAAGGGCCAGAAGGTCCTGCGCAAGGCCGAAGACGTGACCGGCGCCTTTGCCGAACTGGGCAGCGTGCCCTGCATCCTCGAAGGCTTCGTGCCCTTCACCGGCGAAGTGTCCCTGGTGGCGGTGCGCGCCCGCGACGGCGAGACGCGCTTCTACCCGCTGGTGCACAACACCCACGACAACGGCATCCTGCGCCTGTCCATCGCCAGCACCGCGCACCCGCTGCAGGGCCTGGCCGAGGACTACGTCGGCCGCGTGCTCAAGCAGCTCGACTACGTCGGCGTGCTGGCCTTCGAGTTCTTCGAAGTGGACGGTGGCCTGAAGGCCAACGAGATCGCCCCGCGCGTGCACAACTCCGGCCACTGGACCATCGAAGGCGCCGAGTGCAGCCAGTTCGAGAACCACCTGCGCGCCGTCGCCGGCCTGCCGCTGGGCTCGACCGCCAAGCTGGGCGAAAGCGCCATGCTCAACTTCATCGGCGAAGTGCCGGCTGTGGATAAAGTGGTGGCCGTCGCCGACTGCCACCTGCACCACTACGGCAAGGCCTTCAAGGCCGGTCGCAAGGTGGGCCACGCCACCCTGCGCAGCGCGGACCGCGCCACCCTCGATCGGCAGATCGCCGCCGTCGAGGCGCTGGTCGCCAAGGCCTGA
- the purE gene encoding 5-(carboxyamino)imidazole ribonucleotide mutase: MSALVGVIMGSKSDWSTLSHTTEMLDKLGIPFEVKVVSAHRTPDLLFQYAEEAEGRGIEVIIAGAGGAAHLPGMCAAKTHLPVLGVPVQSSMLSGVDSLLSIVQMPAGIPVATLAIGKAGAINAALLAASILGGKYPKFHVALKDFRREQTDMVLDNPDPREA; this comes from the coding sequence ATGAGCGCACTGGTAGGCGTGATCATGGGTTCCAAGTCCGACTGGAGCACCCTCAGCCACACCACCGAGATGCTGGACAAGCTGGGCATCCCCTTTGAAGTGAAGGTGGTTTCCGCCCACCGCACGCCGGATCTCCTGTTCCAGTACGCCGAAGAGGCCGAAGGCCGTGGCATCGAGGTGATCATCGCCGGTGCCGGCGGTGCCGCCCACCTGCCGGGCATGTGTGCCGCCAAGACCCACCTGCCGGTGCTCGGCGTGCCGGTGCAGTCGTCCATGCTGTCCGGCGTCGACTCCCTGCTGTCCATCGTGCAGATGCCCGCCGGCATCCCGGTTGCCACCCTGGCCATCGGCAAGGCCGGTGCGATCAACGCAGCCCTGTTGGCCGCGAGCATCCTCGGCGGCAAGTACCCCAAGTTCCACGTCGCGCTGAAGGACTTCCGTCGCGAGCAGACCGACATGGTCCTGGACAACCCGGACCCGCGTGAGGCCTGA
- a CDS encoding GNAT family N-acetyltransferase, translating to MSAPIEIRPVSAADHAAWLPLWQGYQRFYKTEIAAETTAVTWQRFLDPAEPMHAALAWRGIDAVGMVHFIFHRSCWTVGDYVYLQDLYVAEGLRGGGIGRQLIEHVYAEARAAGASRVHWLTHESNTDAMQLYDRIADRSGFIQYRKIL from the coding sequence ATGTCCGCACCAATCGAAATCCGCCCGGTCAGCGCCGCCGACCACGCCGCCTGGCTGCCGCTCTGGCAGGGCTACCAGCGCTTCTACAAGACCGAAATCGCCGCCGAGACCACCGCCGTCACCTGGCAGCGCTTCCTCGACCCGGCCGAGCCCATGCACGCGGCCCTGGCCTGGCGTGGCATTGATGCCGTAGGGATGGTGCATTTCATCTTCCACCGCAGCTGCTGGACGGTGGGCGACTATGTCTACCTGCAGGATCTCTACGTGGCCGAGGGCCTGCGCGGTGGCGGCATCGGTCGCCAGCTGATCGAGCATGTCTACGCCGAGGCCCGCGCCGCCGGCGCCTCGCGGGTGCACTGGCTGACCCACGAGAGCAACACCGACGCCATGCAGCTCTACGACCGCATCGCCGACCGTTCCGGCTTCATCCAGTACCGCAAGATCCTCTGA
- a CDS encoding PLP-dependent aminotransferase family protein: MPATPPLPVDLSGIRLDPGQGLARQLYQALRERILDGRLGSRTRLPATRDLAALLGISRNTVSRAFDQLYAEGYVEGRVGDGTYVAELSTARPVPQPPAGPAPGPALRRLDSHHLPPPVTGPPRAFRIGVPAFDLFPFETWARLSARFWRKPSPARLGYGDPAGDWTLRELVAAYLRSSRGLSCDAAQVVITCGAQQAISLCAQLLVQPGDRVAIENPGYRAAGHAFAVAGAQLCGVPVDNDGLDCAALARVADCRLAYVTPSHQYPTGVTLSLARRLELLEWAEREGGWIVEDDYDGEYRYSGTPLAPLAALDRQGRVLYVGTFCKIAFPALRLGYLVLPPGLTEAFARRRALDMRHSEIGTQAVMAEFIAAGHFQRHVRRMRLAARARRDALLRDWPQDIPGCAPMPPVEAGLHLCVRVDSLARERELVSQARVAGVEMNGLSEYWLEDSEEPVDNRAGLVLGFAAVPEERIGEALRTLRKAWHL; encoded by the coding sequence ATGCCCGCTACGCCACCCCTTCCCGTCGACCTTTCCGGCATCCGTCTGGACCCCGGCCAGGGTCTGGCGCGCCAGCTCTACCAGGCACTGCGCGAGCGCATCCTCGATGGCCGCCTGGGCAGCCGTACGCGCCTGCCGGCCACCCGCGACCTTGCCGCGCTGCTGGGTATCTCGCGCAACACCGTGTCCCGTGCCTTCGACCAGCTCTATGCCGAGGGTTACGTGGAAGGGCGGGTGGGCGACGGCACCTACGTCGCGGAGTTATCCACAGCCCGCCCCGTGCCCCAGCCACCGGCCGGCCCCGCGCCGGGCCCGGCCCTGCGGCGCCTGGACAGCCACCACCTGCCGCCGCCGGTGACGGGGCCGCCACGAGCCTTCCGCATCGGCGTGCCGGCCTTCGACCTGTTCCCCTTCGAGACCTGGGCGCGCCTTTCGGCGCGTTTCTGGCGCAAGCCGTCACCGGCGCGCCTGGGCTATGGCGACCCGGCCGGGGACTGGACCCTGCGCGAGCTGGTGGCGGCCTACCTGCGCAGCAGCCGGGGGCTGTCCTGCGATGCGGCGCAGGTGGTGATCACCTGTGGCGCCCAGCAGGCCATCAGCCTCTGCGCCCAGTTGCTGGTGCAGCCCGGCGACCGGGTGGCCATCGAGAACCCCGGCTACCGCGCCGCCGGCCATGCTTTCGCCGTGGCCGGCGCGCAACTGTGCGGCGTGCCTGTGGATAACGACGGCCTGGACTGCGCCGCCCTGGCGCGCGTGGCGGATTGCCGGCTGGCCTATGTCACGCCCTCGCACCAGTACCCCACCGGCGTCACCCTGTCCCTGGCGCGGCGTCTGGAGCTGCTGGAATGGGCCGAGCGCGAGGGCGGCTGGATAGTCGAGGACGACTACGACGGCGAGTACCGCTACAGCGGTACCCCGCTGGCGCCCCTGGCGGCGCTGGACCGGCAGGGACGGGTGCTCTATGTCGGCACCTTCTGCAAGATCGCCTTCCCGGCCCTGCGCCTGGGTTACCTGGTGCTGCCACCGGGGCTGACCGAGGCCTTCGCCCGGCGCCGCGCGCTGGACATGCGCCACTCGGAGATCGGCACCCAGGCGGTGATGGCCGAGTTCATCGCCGCCGGCCACTTCCAGCGCCATGTGCGGCGCATGCGCCTGGCCGCCCGCGCCCGTCGCGACGCCCTGCTGCGGGACTGGCCGCAGGACATCCCCGGTTGCGCGCCGATGCCGCCGGTGGAGGCCGGCCTGCACCTGTGCGTGCGGGTGGACAGCCTGGCGCGGGAACGCGAGCTGGTGAGCCAGGCCCGCGTCGCCGGGGTGGAGATGAATGGTCTCAGCGAGTATTGGCTGGAGGACAGCGAGGAGCCTGTGGATAACCGTGCCGGGCTGGTGCTGGGCTTTGCCGCCGTGCCCGAGGAGCGGATCGGGGAGGCGCTCCGGACCCTGCGCAAGGCCTGGCATTTGTAG
- a CDS encoding helix-turn-helix transcriptional regulator translates to MAEYLGNNLKLLCSHYRSIAEVCRKLSINRAQFNKYLSGQSRPTPYNLKRICDFFGVEDYEIGMPPEQFARLLGTRAPDQDAGNRNDPLLELLDPLRAQSGNLSRYCGFYFEYSNCMSVPGTVLLSLVRLWEDDGNFLFERQERQERASGPDVQAEDWVRCRYLGAAFQLQDRLFLMDYESLTLNEMSQTILIPSYKSRITRLNGLKTGVSSGDRRNPACTRVVWEYLGAEINRVAAYRQVKLYRPDDPRIDDDVRQRLDVAPLKNGLFEIE, encoded by the coding sequence ATGGCGGAGTATCTCGGCAACAACCTCAAGCTGCTTTGCAGCCATTACCGATCGATCGCGGAGGTCTGCCGCAAGTTGTCGATCAATCGCGCCCAGTTCAACAAGTACCTCAGCGGCCAGAGCCGGCCGACGCCCTACAACCTCAAGCGCATCTGCGACTTCTTCGGTGTCGAGGACTACGAGATCGGCATGCCGCCGGAGCAGTTCGCCCGCCTGCTCGGTACCCGCGCCCCGGACCAGGACGCCGGTAACCGCAACGATCCGCTGCTGGAGCTGCTCGACCCGCTGCGCGCCCAGTCCGGCAACCTGTCGCGCTACTGCGGCTTCTATTTCGAATACTCCAACTGCATGTCGGTGCCCGGTACCGTGCTGCTGTCGCTGGTGCGCCTGTGGGAGGACGACGGCAACTTCCTCTTCGAGCGCCAGGAAAGGCAGGAGCGCGCCAGCGGCCCCGACGTCCAGGCCGAGGATTGGGTGCGTTGCCGCTACCTGGGCGCGGCCTTCCAGCTGCAGGACCGCCTGTTCCTGATGGACTACGAGTCCCTCACGCTGAACGAGATGAGCCAGACCATCCTCATCCCCAGCTACAAGAGCCGCATCACCCGCTTGAACGGCCTGAAGACCGGTGTCTCCAGCGGCGACCGGCGCAACCCGGCCTGCACCCGCGTGGTCTGGGAATACCTGGGCGCCGAGATCAACCGCGTCGCCGCCTACCGCCAGGTGAAGCTCTACCGCCCCGACGACCCACGCATCGACGATGACGTGCGCCAGCGCCTGGATGTGGCGCCGCTCAAGAACGGGTTGTTCGAGATCGAGTGA
- the aspA gene encoding aspartate ammonia-lyase, translated as MSSAASFRIEKDLLGTLEVSSDAYYGIQTLRAVHNFRLSGVPLSHYPKLVVALAMVKQAAADANKQLGHLSEEKHAAISEACARLIRGDFHDQFVVDMIQGGAGTSTNMNANEVIANIALEAMGKQKGEYKYLHPNNDVNMAQSTNDAYPTAIRLGLLLGHDALLASLDSLIQAFAAKGVEFADVLKMGRTQLQDAVPMTLGQEFKAFATTLGEDLDRLRRLAPELLTEVNLGGTAIGTGINADPGYQKLAVERLAAISGHPVVPAADLIEATSDMGAFVLFSGMLKRTAVKLSKICNDLRLLSSGPRTGINEINLPPRQPGSSIMPGKVNPVIPEAVNQVAFEVIGNDLALTLAAEGGQLQLNVMEPLIAYKIFDSIRLLQRAMDMLREHCINGITANVEHCRRMMENSIGLITALNPYIGYENATRIAKEALESGRGVLELVREEKLLDESMLADILRPENMIAPRLVPLKA; from the coding sequence ATGTCCTCCGCTGCATCCTTCCGCATCGAAAAAGACCTGCTCGGCACCCTCGAAGTTTCCTCCGATGCCTACTACGGCATCCAGACGCTGCGCGCGGTCCACAACTTCCGCCTCTCCGGTGTGCCGCTGTCGCACTACCCGAAGCTGGTCGTTGCCCTGGCCATGGTCAAGCAGGCCGCCGCCGATGCGAACAAGCAGCTCGGCCACCTCAGCGAAGAGAAGCACGCCGCCATCAGCGAAGCCTGCGCTCGCCTGATCCGTGGCGATTTCCACGACCAGTTCGTGGTGGACATGATCCAGGGCGGTGCCGGCACCTCCACCAACATGAACGCCAACGAGGTGATCGCCAACATCGCCCTCGAGGCCATGGGCAAGCAGAAGGGTGAGTACAAGTACCTGCACCCGAACAACGACGTGAACATGGCGCAGTCCACCAACGACGCCTACCCCACCGCGATCCGCCTGGGTCTGCTGCTGGGTCACGATGCCCTGCTGGCCAGCCTCGACAGCCTGATCCAGGCCTTCGCCGCCAAGGGCGTGGAGTTCGCCGACGTACTGAAGATGGGCCGTACCCAGCTGCAGGACGCGGTTCCCATGACCCTCGGGCAGGAGTTCAAGGCCTTCGCCACCACCCTGGGTGAAGACCTCGACCGCCTGCGCCGCCTGGCGCCGGAGCTGCTCACCGAAGTGAACCTGGGCGGTACCGCCATCGGCACCGGCATCAACGCCGACCCCGGCTATCAGAAGCTGGCCGTCGAGCGCCTGGCTGCCATCAGCGGCCACCCGGTCGTCCCGGCCGCCGACCTGATCGAAGCCACCTCCGACATGGGCGCCTTCGTACTGTTCTCCGGCATGCTCAAGCGCACCGCGGTCAAGCTGTCGAAGATCTGCAACGACCTGCGCCTGCTCTCCAGCGGCCCGCGTACCGGCATCAACGAGATCAACCTGCCGCCGCGCCAGCCGGGCAGCTCGATCATGCCCGGCAAGGTCAACCCGGTGATCCCGGAAGCGGTCAACCAGGTGGCGTTCGAAGTCATCGGCAACGACCTGGCCCTGACCCTGGCAGCCGAAGGCGGCCAGCTGCAGCTGAACGTGATGGAGCCGCTGATCGCCTACAAGATCTTCGACTCGATCCGCCTGCTCCAGCGCGCCATGGACATGCTGCGCGAGCACTGCATCAATGGCATCACCGCCAACGTCGAGCATTGCCGCCGCATGATGGAGAACTCCATCGGCCTGATCACCGCGCTGAACCCCTACATCGGCTACGAGAATGCCACCCGCATCGCCAAGGAGGCCCTGGAAAGCGGCCGCGGCGTGCTGGAACTGGTGCGTGAGGAGAAGCTGCTGGACGAATCCATGCTGGCCGACATCCTCCGCCCGGAAAACATGATCGCCCCGCGTCTGGTGCCGCTGAAGGCCTGA
- a CDS encoding FMN-binding negative transcriptional regulator, which translates to MYRPTAFRQDDLATLHAQMQATGLAVLTSAGGQGLMASHLPLLLEPGEGEFGTLYGHFARANPHWRDLADGAETLVVFPGPDAYVSPAWYPAKAEHGKVVPTWNYIAVHAWGQAEVFDDAERLLRLVSRLSDRHEAGRPQPWAVDEAPRDYLDSMLRAIVGFALPIRRLEGKWKLGQNRSAADQAGVREGLAASSNPRDHELAARMTL; encoded by the coding sequence ATGTACCGCCCCACCGCCTTCCGCCAGGACGACCTCGCCACGCTCCATGCGCAGATGCAGGCCACTGGTCTCGCCGTGCTCACCAGCGCCGGCGGCCAGGGCCTCATGGCCAGCCACCTGCCGCTGTTGCTGGAGCCCGGCGAAGGCGAGTTCGGCACCCTCTACGGCCACTTCGCCCGCGCCAATCCGCACTGGCGCGACCTGGCCGATGGCGCCGAGACGCTGGTGGTGTTTCCCGGCCCGGACGCCTATGTCAGCCCCGCCTGGTACCCGGCCAAGGCCGAGCACGGCAAGGTGGTGCCCACCTGGAACTACATCGCCGTGCACGCCTGGGGCCAGGCCGAGGTGTTCGACGACGCCGAGCGCCTGCTGCGCCTGGTGAGCCGACTGAGTGACCGCCACGAAGCCGGCCGGCCACAACCCTGGGCGGTGGACGAAGCGCCCCGCGACTACCTTGATTCCATGCTCCGCGCCATCGTCGGCTTCGCCCTGCCGATCCGTCGCCTGGAAGGCAAATGGAAGCTCGGGCAGAACCGCTCGGCCGCCGACCAGGCCGGCGTGCGCGAGGGCCTGGCCGCCTCATCCAATCCGCGTGACCACGAATTGGCCGCGCGCATGACGCTTTGA
- a CDS encoding GlsB/YeaQ/YmgE family stress response membrane protein, which yields MGIIGTIIIGLIVGVIARFIKPGDDSMGWIMTILLGIGGSLLATYGGQALGIYQAGQAAGFIGAVIGAVVLLVIYGLVKKS from the coding sequence ATGGGCATCATCGGCACCATCATCATCGGCCTGATCGTTGGCGTGATCGCGCGCTTCATCAAGCCTGGCGACGACAGCATGGGTTGGATCATGACGATCCTGCTCGGCATCGGCGGTTCGCTGCTGGCGACCTACGGTGGCCAGGCCCTGGGTATCTACCAGGCCGGACAAGCCGCGGGATTCATCGGCGCGGTGATAGGCGCGGTGGTGTTGCTGGTGATCTACGGCCTGGTCAAGAAAAGCTGA